Proteins encoded within one genomic window of Dyadobacter chenhuakuii:
- a CDS encoding M20/M25/M40 family metallo-hydrolase — protein MSDQSREFLYKYLNNASPTGFEASGQQIWLDYIKPYIEDTIVDVYGTAVGVIGGGQDYKVVIEAHSDEISWFVNYITDDGYIHVRRNGGSDAIIAPSMRVNLHTAKGVVKGVFGWPAIHVRDVAKDAVPKVHELFIDVGASKKDEVFEMGIHVGTVATFADGLDELNDKYYLGRALDNRMGGFMIAEVARMLHENNVRLPFTLYVVNAVQEEIGLRGAEMIARRLKPNLAIVTDVTHDTQSPMYNKKEQGDLKSGGGPVICYGPAVQNNVRDMLIRIADEKKIPFQRQAVSRSTGTDTDSFAYSTEGIASALISLPLKYMHTTVEMVHKEDVQNVIQLMYDVLLSLKGDEDFRYIK, from the coding sequence ATGTCAGACCAAAGCAGAGAGTTTCTTTATAAATACCTGAACAATGCATCGCCGACCGGCTTCGAAGCAAGTGGTCAGCAGATATGGCTGGATTACATCAAGCCTTACATTGAAGACACCATTGTGGACGTCTACGGAACGGCTGTGGGCGTGATCGGCGGAGGCCAGGACTACAAAGTTGTAATCGAAGCACATTCGGATGAGATTTCGTGGTTTGTGAACTACATTACAGATGACGGTTACATTCATGTGCGCCGCAACGGAGGCTCGGATGCGATCATTGCACCTTCCATGCGCGTGAATTTGCACACGGCAAAAGGCGTTGTAAAAGGAGTTTTCGGCTGGCCTGCGATACACGTCAGGGACGTCGCCAAGGATGCCGTTCCCAAAGTGCATGAATTGTTCATCGACGTGGGCGCCTCCAAAAAGGACGAAGTTTTCGAAATGGGCATTCACGTGGGAACGGTTGCCACGTTTGCAGACGGGCTGGATGAATTGAATGACAAATATTACCTGGGACGCGCACTGGACAACAGAATGGGCGGTTTCATGATAGCCGAAGTGGCGCGGATGCTGCATGAGAATAATGTTCGACTGCCCTTTACATTATATGTGGTGAATGCCGTGCAGGAAGAGATCGGATTACGCGGAGCGGAAATGATCGCGCGGCGTTTAAAGCCCAATCTGGCCATCGTTACAGATGTAACGCACGACACGCAGTCGCCCATGTACAACAAGAAGGAGCAGGGCGATCTGAAAAGCGGTGGCGGGCCGGTAATCTGCTACGGACCTGCTGTGCAGAACAATGTGCGCGATATGCTGATCCGCATTGCCGACGAGAAAAAGATCCCGTTCCAGCGCCAGGCAGTAAGCCGTTCGACAGGAACCGATACGGATTCATTTGCCTACTCAACCGAAGGCATCGCCTCGGCGTTGATATCACTTCCGCTGAAATACATGCACACCACCGTGGAAATGGTTCACAAAGAGGACGTTCAGAATGTAATCCAACTCATGTACGACGTATTGCTGTCGCTAAAAGGCGACGAGGACTTTCGTTATATAAAATAA
- a CDS encoding exo-beta-N-acetylmuramidase NamZ family protein — translation MKSISTLLCLTLCICLFSNCVNSSSQKTPAITEGDSLNVGKNPVASAKSPVTGADQVSEYLDYLKGKKIGILVNQTSIIGKTPIVDSLVALGVNVVMIFGPEHGFRGTASNGDKVSDSVDPKTGIPAISLYGKQKKPTKEQMAGIDLMIFDIQDVGARFYTYINTLGHVMEACAETNKEMLILDRPNPNGFLVDGPILEDHLRSGIGMYKIPVSHGLTIAEFAQMINGEGWLPNKMQCKLKIIKVANYDHKTPYTLPVMPSPNLNTQQSVMLYPHICMFEGTIISQGRGTYMPFTVLGAPLLKGKYDFVFKPKSIKGMSESPLHMDQECYGLDLRKYDIAKLEKSGKLNLAWIMDMYKAYPEKARFFDMSQSKQMGNFDKLAGTENLKKQIIAGVSEEEIRKSWEPGLGNYKDMRKKYLIYP, via the coding sequence ATGAAATCAATTTCCACCTTACTATGCCTCACACTATGCATCTGCTTGTTCAGCAACTGCGTTAATTCTTCCTCACAAAAGACGCCTGCCATAACGGAAGGTGATTCTTTAAATGTTGGTAAAAATCCGGTGGCATCTGCCAAGTCGCCGGTTACAGGAGCAGATCAGGTTTCGGAATATCTGGATTATCTGAAAGGGAAAAAGATCGGGATATTGGTTAACCAGACTTCCATCATTGGGAAAACACCGATTGTAGACAGCCTGGTGGCATTGGGTGTGAATGTGGTGATGATATTCGGTCCGGAACATGGTTTTCGGGGAACGGCCAGCAACGGCGATAAAGTGAGCGACAGCGTGGATCCTAAAACGGGCATCCCTGCGATTTCACTCTATGGCAAGCAAAAGAAGCCTACTAAGGAACAAATGGCCGGTATAGACCTGATGATCTTTGACATTCAGGACGTTGGGGCTCGTTTTTATACATATATCAACACATTAGGACATGTGATGGAGGCTTGCGCCGAGACAAACAAGGAGATGCTCATCCTTGACCGCCCTAACCCGAACGGTTTCCTGGTGGACGGTCCGATCCTGGAAGATCATTTGCGTTCGGGCATCGGGATGTATAAAATTCCCGTTTCGCATGGCTTGACCATCGCCGAATTTGCGCAGATGATCAATGGCGAAGGCTGGCTGCCAAACAAAATGCAATGCAAATTGAAGATCATTAAAGTGGCCAACTATGACCACAAAACGCCATATACATTGCCGGTGATGCCATCGCCAAACTTGAACACACAGCAGTCTGTAATGCTTTACCCGCATATCTGCATGTTTGAAGGCACCATTATCAGTCAGGGACGCGGGACTTACATGCCCTTTACCGTTTTAGGCGCACCGTTACTGAAAGGAAAATACGATTTTGTTTTTAAGCCGAAAAGCATCAAAGGCATGAGCGAATCGCCATTGCATATGGATCAGGAGTGCTACGGGCTCGATCTGCGGAAATACGACATTGCTAAACTCGAAAAATCAGGAAAACTGAATCTCGCATGGATCATGGATATGTACAAAGCCTATCCCGAAAAAGCCAGGTTTTTTGACATGAGCCAAAGCAAGCAAATGGGCAACTTCGACAAATTAGCTGGCACTGAAAATTTAAAAAAGCAGATTATTGCGGGTGTTTCTGAGGAAGAGATTCGCAAAAGCTGGGAGCCCGGACTGGGAAATTACAAGGATATGCGCAAGAAATATCTGATCTATCCCTGA
- the eat gene encoding ethanolamine permease, which yields MSSDQNAALKKVLKPIHLWAIAVGLVISGEYFGWNYGWGVSGTVGFLIATLVVTLMYVTFIFSFTELTTSIPQAGGPFSYSQRAFGWLGGLVAGYATLVEFLVTPPAIAFALGSYTHFLYPSLEVLDVAFACYVIFILINLLGIKESAMFSLVVTLLAVGELLIYIGIVAPHFSYETFVTEPMPFGWPGVFAALPFAIWFYLAIEGVAMVAEEVEDPKRTISRGYIYGILTLVVLALSVMIFTGGVAHWRLLSEIDYPLPAALGIVLGRDSALTQLFASLGLFGLIASFHGTIIGYSRQIFALARAGLLPSFLGNVNARFQTPHWALIAGGLAGCVALKLGTTDQVIILAALGAVVMYIISMAALFALRRKEPGLERPFTVPAYPYFPLIALVLSIVCLIAIVYYNVLLSLWFFAGLILVTILYMATGRHKVVENGMAGTEHLK from the coding sequence ATGTCATCAGATCAAAACGCTGCGCTTAAAAAAGTTTTAAAACCAATACATCTCTGGGCCATTGCCGTCGGGCTGGTTATTTCGGGTGAATATTTTGGCTGGAACTATGGCTGGGGCGTTTCAGGCACAGTGGGTTTTCTGATCGCAACCCTGGTAGTGACGCTAATGTACGTCACATTCATTTTCAGTTTTACCGAACTGACCACTTCCATCCCGCAAGCTGGCGGGCCTTTTTCATATTCACAAAGGGCTTTTGGATGGCTGGGCGGCCTAGTCGCGGGTTACGCCACCCTCGTGGAATTCCTGGTAACGCCGCCTGCTATTGCGTTCGCGCTGGGAAGTTATACGCATTTCCTTTATCCGTCACTTGAAGTGCTGGACGTTGCTTTTGCGTGTTATGTGATTTTTATTCTGATTAATTTACTTGGAATCAAAGAGTCGGCCATGTTTTCCCTCGTGGTAACATTGCTTGCTGTGGGCGAGCTGCTGATATACATTGGCATCGTAGCGCCCCATTTCTCTTACGAAACCTTTGTTACCGAGCCGATGCCATTCGGGTGGCCGGGCGTTTTTGCTGCGTTGCCGTTTGCCATCTGGTTTTATCTTGCCATTGAAGGCGTAGCGATGGTGGCCGAAGAGGTGGAGGATCCCAAACGGACCATTTCACGCGGCTACATTTATGGGATACTCACATTGGTTGTGCTGGCGCTTTCAGTAATGATATTCACCGGCGGCGTCGCGCACTGGCGGCTGCTCAGCGAGATCGACTATCCGCTTCCCGCTGCGCTAGGTATCGTGCTGGGACGCGACAGTGCGCTTACACAGCTTTTTGCCAGTCTGGGACTATTCGGGCTGATCGCGTCTTTTCACGGGACAATCATCGGTTACTCACGGCAAATCTTTGCATTGGCCAGGGCGGGCTTGTTGCCGTCATTTTTAGGAAATGTCAATGCCAGGTTCCAGACCCCACACTGGGCTTTGATCGCGGGCGGCCTCGCCGGCTGCGTTGCGCTGAAACTCGGAACCACGGACCAGGTGATTATTCTGGCCGCATTGGGAGCCGTTGTGATGTACATTATCAGCATGGCCGCACTTTTTGCACTTCGCCGCAAAGAACCCGGACTTGAACGCCCTTTCACAGTGCCGGCTTACCCCTATTTTCCATTGATCGCACTTGTTCTATCCATCGTGTGCCTTATCGCGATCGTTTATTACAATGTTCTGCTGAGCCTATGGTTTTTTGCGGGATTGATATTAGTGACCATTCTGTATATGGCAACCGGCAGGCATAAGGTGGTCGAAAACGGCATGGCGGGAACCGAACATTTAAAATAA
- a CDS encoding LytR/AlgR family response regulator transcription factor: protein MNILIVEDDLVVAKHLQYLLNGFGYEANDVATDYNSAVELLNTKVFHLAVLDISINGYQTGIDLAHYIRENFKIPFLFLSSHEDIAIVNAALQASPHAFLQKPCQKITVYTAVKLALKNYRLAALAGESNEEEKQDSTVIKDALFIKEKHMFTKILLADILYIRSDDNYLELHTKKKKYTIRETLKNMLQQLPANYFFRVHKSFIINLNAITSINYIHVMINDIEIPITNDNRNELLSRVKTFS from the coding sequence ATGAACATTTTAATTGTTGAGGACGATCTGGTTGTTGCAAAACATCTTCAATATCTTCTTAATGGCTTCGGTTATGAGGCGAATGACGTTGCAACAGACTACAATTCGGCCGTCGAGCTGCTGAATACCAAAGTTTTTCATCTTGCGGTTCTCGATATCAGTATCAATGGTTACCAAACCGGGATCGATCTTGCGCATTACATCCGGGAAAATTTTAAAATCCCGTTTCTGTTCCTTTCAAGTCATGAAGACATTGCGATTGTAAACGCCGCTTTGCAGGCTTCCCCGCACGCATTTCTTCAAAAGCCCTGTCAAAAAATCACTGTTTACACGGCAGTAAAGCTGGCTTTGAAGAACTATCGCCTTGCGGCCTTGGCAGGTGAATCCAACGAGGAAGAAAAGCAGGATTCTACGGTCATTAAGGATGCGCTTTTCATCAAGGAGAAGCACATGTTTACCAAAATCCTGCTTGCAGACATCCTATATATCCGCAGCGACGACAATTATCTCGAATTGCATACCAAGAAAAAGAAATATACGATCCGGGAAACATTGAAAAATATGCTGCAGCAATTGCCTGCAAATTACTTCTTTAGGGTTCATAAGTCGTTTATTATCAACCTCAATGCCATTACATCCATCAATTACATTCATGTAATGATCAATGACATCGAGATCCCGATCACGAACGATAACAGGAACGAGCTGCTGAGCCGCGTGAAGACATTCTCATGA
- a CDS encoding PA0069 family radical SAM protein, whose amino-acid sequence MDNRARGRGAAINTHNKFFKHEIEYISEDWQQWEEPAVNPKTQFIEEHSKTLLSVTDSPDLGHFHSINPYRGCEHGCIYCYARNSHEYWGYSAGLDFETKIIVKKNAPQLLEKLFNSKNWEPKVIHFSGNTDCYQPGEKKYRLTRQMLEICLRYRNPVSVLTKNALVLRDLDVLEKLAKLNLVHGAISITSLNEDLRSALEPRTVTGKRRLQVVKALHEAGVPMGVMTAPIIPGLNDHEIPAIVQAAAENGALWANYTIVRLNGAISTLFEEWIHHHFPDRAAKVLNQIAECHGGNLNDSQFGRRMVGEGNFAENIRQLHAHACRKHFKDAVLPGLDTTQFMRAGQMRLF is encoded by the coding sequence ATGGACAACAGGGCTAGGGGCCGGGGGGCTGCTATTAACACCCATAACAAATTTTTTAAGCATGAAATAGAATACATATCGGAGGATTGGCAGCAGTGGGAAGAACCGGCGGTGAACCCGAAAACGCAGTTTATCGAAGAGCATTCCAAAACATTGCTCAGCGTTACGGATAGCCCGGATCTGGGTCATTTTCATTCCATTAATCCTTACCGGGGCTGCGAACACGGATGTATTTATTGCTACGCACGCAATTCCCACGAATACTGGGGCTATTCTGCCGGGCTGGATTTCGAAACGAAGATCATTGTTAAGAAAAACGCCCCTCAGTTGCTTGAAAAGCTTTTCAATTCGAAAAATTGGGAGCCTAAGGTCATTCATTTTTCAGGAAACACGGATTGCTACCAGCCTGGCGAGAAAAAATATCGCTTAACCAGGCAAATGCTGGAAATCTGCCTCAGATATCGCAATCCGGTGAGTGTTTTGACCAAAAATGCTTTGGTACTCAGGGATTTGGACGTGTTGGAAAAGCTGGCAAAGCTGAACCTGGTACACGGCGCAATTTCCATCACATCATTAAATGAAGATTTGCGCAGCGCATTGGAACCGAGGACTGTGACGGGAAAACGCAGGTTACAGGTTGTGAAGGCCCTGCACGAAGCGGGTGTGCCAATGGGCGTAATGACCGCGCCGATCATTCCGGGATTAAATGATCACGAAATTCCTGCAATTGTGCAGGCGGCTGCTGAAAACGGCGCATTATGGGCCAATTATACGATTGTGAGGCTGAATGGTGCCATTTCCACTTTGTTTGAAGAATGGATCCATCACCACTTTCCTGACCGCGCGGCGAAAGTCCTGAACCAGATCGCGGAATGTCACGGAGGCAATTTGAATGACTCTCAATTTGGTCGCAGAATGGTTGGCGAAGGTAACTTTGCAGAAAATATCAGGCAGCTTCACGCGCATGCCTGCCGTAAACATTTCAAGGATGCCGTGTTGCCAGGCCTCGATACGACGCAATTTATGCGGGCCGGACAAATGCGCTTATTCTAA
- a CDS encoding NRDE family protein, with amino-acid sequence MCTVTYIWANGRAIITSNRDEHVNRPASLSPQSYMVHGKRLIFPKDPQAGGTWFVTDEAANVGVLLNGAAVRHISRGSYVKSRGLVLLDIIAGSSPIETWHAYNLTGIEPFTIILMQQGKLYQLRWDFIQKETLVLDATENHIWSSSTLYSKEIQEERKEWLAAFVAGKEDIDAEDMKYFHMYAGNGNEKNGLIINRNDIMKTFSITQTVIEQNKAALFHYDLLEEASFPTHL; translated from the coding sequence ATGTGCACAGTAACATACATTTGGGCGAATGGCAGGGCAATCATTACGTCCAACCGCGACGAACACGTGAACCGTCCTGCTTCCCTATCGCCGCAGTCCTATATGGTGCACGGTAAGCGGCTGATTTTTCCGAAAGATCCGCAAGCAGGCGGGACCTGGTTTGTCACGGACGAGGCTGCCAATGTGGGCGTTTTGCTCAATGGCGCAGCAGTGCGGCACATTTCAAGAGGCAGTTACGTAAAAAGCCGGGGGCTGGTTTTGCTCGATATCATTGCCGGATCTTCGCCTATCGAAACATGGCATGCTTATAATCTGACCGGTATAGAGCCATTTACCATCATCTTGATGCAACAGGGAAAGCTGTATCAGCTTCGCTGGGATTTTATACAAAAAGAGACCCTTGTACTCGATGCGACTGAAAATCATATCTGGTCATCCTCAACACTTTATTCAAAAGAAATTCAAGAAGAAAGGAAAGAATGGCTGGCCGCGTTCGTGGCCGGTAAGGAGGACATTGATGCCGAGGATATGAAGTATTTTCATATGTACGCGGGCAATGGAAATGAAAAAAACGGATTGATCATCAACAGAAACGATATTATGAAAACGTTCAGCATTACGCAAACGGTCATTGAACAAAATAAAGCAGCGCTCTTTCATTACGATTTGCTGGAAGAAGCGTCATTTCCAACCCATTTGTAA
- a CDS encoding DinB family protein codes for MLIQAVRHTLDEIDHFLSQVSADQYNYPCPQLSGSTIGQHTRHIIELFECLINQYDEGTINYDNRCRNPLTETLPDYARECVEKVRKSINKPDKQLMLAQRIAGERITLQSNYHRELLYNLEHCIHHQALIKVATVGMRDLQVHENFGVAPSTIEFKKQCAQ; via the coding sequence ATGCTCATCCAGGCAGTACGACACACTTTGGACGAAATCGATCATTTTCTCAGTCAAGTTTCAGCCGATCAGTACAATTATCCTTGCCCCCAACTCAGCGGTTCTACGATCGGGCAGCATACCAGGCACATTATCGAGCTGTTTGAATGCCTGATCAATCAATATGACGAGGGCACGATCAATTACGACAACCGTTGCCGGAACCCGCTCACCGAAACTTTGCCGGATTACGCCAGGGAATGTGTAGAAAAAGTCAGGAAGTCGATCAATAAGCCGGATAAGCAGCTTATGTTGGCGCAACGGATCGCGGGTGAGCGCATTACACTTCAATCCAATTACCATCGGGAGTTGCTTTACAATCTCGAACATTGCATTCATCACCAGGCACTAATTAAAGTCGCTACCGTTGGCATGCGCGATTTGCAGGTTCACGAGAATTTTGGTGTAGCGCCTTCCACTATCGAATTCAAAAAGCAATGTGCACAGTAA
- the fmt gene encoding methionyl-tRNA formyltransferase, producing MSTPLRIIFMGTPEFAVPSLKSLVESNSNVVAVITVPDKPAGRGQKQTASPVKLYAEAQGIPVLQPEKLKNPEFLEELRSYKADLQVVVAFRMLPEVVWSMPPKGTFNLHSSLLPQYRGAAPINWAVINGETETGVTTFFIEKDIDTGKIIFQDKEPIHREDDAGSLYERLMEKGARLVVKTVRAIEAGNYPQEPQEEPAEIRTAPKIFRETCEIDWQKPASAIHNFIRGLSPYPAAWTTLNGLSCKIFKSSIVEFEANDTPGQFRTDSKSYLYFKTGDGWLSIEVLQLEGKKRMEIGDFLRGNRL from the coding sequence ATGTCAACCCCGTTAAGAATAATTTTCATGGGAACGCCCGAATTTGCGGTCCCGAGTTTAAAAAGTCTGGTCGAAAGCAATTCTAATGTTGTGGCTGTCATAACTGTTCCCGACAAGCCCGCAGGCCGCGGACAGAAGCAAACCGCATCGCCTGTTAAGCTATACGCAGAAGCGCAGGGCATTCCCGTTTTACAACCCGAAAAATTGAAAAATCCTGAGTTTCTAGAAGAGCTCAGGTCCTATAAAGCAGACTTGCAGGTCGTGGTCGCATTCCGCATGCTGCCCGAAGTCGTATGGAGCATGCCACCGAAAGGAACATTCAATTTACACAGTTCACTCCTCCCGCAATATCGCGGCGCGGCGCCCATTAACTGGGCCGTCATCAACGGGGAAACCGAAACCGGCGTCACAACATTCTTTATTGAAAAAGACATTGATACCGGAAAGATTATTTTCCAGGACAAGGAACCCATCCACCGGGAAGATGACGCGGGCTCTTTATATGAACGATTGATGGAAAAAGGCGCGAGACTAGTTGTAAAGACTGTAAGAGCGATCGAGGCAGGCAATTATCCGCAGGAACCGCAGGAAGAGCCCGCCGAAATCCGCACCGCCCCCAAAATTTTCCGGGAGACCTGCGAAATCGACTGGCAAAAACCCGCATCAGCAATCCATAACTTCATTCGCGGCCTTTCTCCCTACCCCGCCGCCTGGACAACCCTTAACGGACTGTCGTGCAAAATCTTCAAATCGAGCATCGTCGAGTTTGAAGCCAACGACACCCCAGGCCAGTTCCGGACAGACAGCAAATCCTATCTTTACTTCAAGACAGGCGACGGCTGGCTATCCATCGAAGTTTTGCAACTGGAAGGAAAGAAACGAATGGAGATCGGGGATTTTTTAAGGGGAAACAGGCTTTGA
- the greA gene encoding transcription elongation factor GreA, translating to MAKISYYTEEGLNKLRNELNDMKTKGRTEIAKQIAEARDKGDLSENAEYDAAKDAQGMHEMKIAKLEEIMSNARVIDESSIDTSQVAVLSKVKIKNRKNGMEVTYTLVSEEEADLKTGKISVGSPIGKGLLGKKVGDTTEIKVPAGLMEFEVLDISRFSE from the coding sequence ATGGCTAAAATTTCATACTATACGGAAGAAGGATTAAATAAGCTGAGGAATGAGCTGAATGATATGAAAACAAAAGGCCGCACGGAGATTGCAAAACAGATTGCAGAAGCGCGGGATAAGGGCGATTTGAGCGAGAATGCAGAATATGACGCGGCGAAGGATGCGCAGGGAATGCATGAAATGAAAATTGCCAAGCTTGAAGAGATCATGTCCAATGCGCGGGTGATCGATGAATCATCGATTGACACTTCGCAGGTTGCGGTGCTTTCCAAAGTGAAGATCAAAAACCGGAAAAATGGAATGGAAGTGACATATACTTTGGTTTCAGAAGAAGAGGCGGACCTGAAAACAGGCAAGATCTCCGTGGGATCGCCGATCGGGAAAGGTTTGCTGGGTAAAAAAGTAGGAGATACAACGGAAATTAAGGTCCCTGCGGGATTGATGGAATTTGAAGTCCTGGATATCAGCAGGTTCAGCGAGTAA
- the tnpA gene encoding IS200/IS605 family transposase — translation MADTFSQVHLHFVFTPKFRASLIHTSWEADLHKYITGITRKNTHKMLAINGTEDHVHMLIGFQTTQSIAAFMQDVKADSSQWINNNRFCKTRFEWQAGYGVFSYSKSSVDSVIQYILNQKEHHRKMSFLDEYKLMLEKFGVDYKEEYIFKAPE, via the coding sequence ATGGCGGACACTTTTTCACAAGTTCATTTACATTTCGTTTTTACACCCAAATTCCGGGCATCTCTTATCCATACTTCCTGGGAAGCTGATTTGCACAAATACATTACCGGCATCACCAGAAAGAATACGCATAAAATGCTTGCAATCAATGGCACTGAAGACCATGTGCACATGCTGATAGGATTTCAGACTACGCAATCCATCGCAGCATTCATGCAGGACGTCAAAGCCGACTCGTCGCAATGGATTAATAACAACAGGTTTTGCAAAACGAGATTCGAATGGCAGGCAGGATATGGTGTTTTCTCATATAGCAAGTCCAGCGTAGACTCCGTTATCCAGTACATTTTAAATCAAAAAGAGCACCACCGGAAGATGAGTTTTCTTGACGAGTATAAGTTGATGTTGGAAAAATTCGGAGTGGATTACAAGGAAGAATACATTTTCAAAGCCCCGGAATGA
- a CDS encoding alpha/beta hydrolase produces MQVLEEKTALSPIIEVLSETFEIPQLKKKRRVHVLLPHDYYENQEQRYPVLYMTDAQNLFGEGSPYGNWEIDKSLAELARENKAGVIIVAIDHGDEERINEFSPYDNPRLGKGLGSLFLRFVAETLKPHVDAHYRTKPERLNTGMGGSSVGGLLSIYAALMFPHVFGRLMIFSPSLWISQKVYFDAIHFFEPFETRIYLYAGGKEGANMLPNFEKLHKTLENQGFGYKRVKIKSSVDPEGEHEEKQWSKEFPKALRWLFFEE; encoded by the coding sequence ATGCAAGTTTTAGAAGAAAAAACAGCACTATCACCTATTATTGAGGTGCTTTCGGAGACATTTGAAATTCCTCAGCTCAAAAAAAAGCGGCGTGTTCACGTTTTGCTTCCCCACGATTACTACGAAAACCAGGAGCAGCGTTATCCGGTCCTATATATGACGGATGCGCAGAACCTTTTTGGTGAAGGCTCGCCTTACGGCAACTGGGAAATCGATAAAAGCCTGGCTGAACTGGCCAGGGAAAATAAAGCAGGCGTAATTATCGTGGCGATTGACCATGGGGATGAAGAACGCATCAATGAATTTTCTCCTTACGACAACCCGCGCCTGGGAAAAGGACTTGGCTCTTTATTTTTGCGCTTTGTTGCTGAAACGCTTAAACCACACGTAGATGCCCATTACCGCACCAAGCCCGAGCGCTTGAACACGGGCATGGGTGGAAGTTCGGTGGGCGGATTGCTCAGCATTTATGCGGCGCTGATGTTCCCGCACGTTTTCGGACGCCTGATGATCTTTTCGCCGTCGCTATGGATTTCGCAGAAGGTTTATTTCGATGCCATTCACTTTTTCGAGCCGTTTGAAACACGGATTTACTTATACGCCGGTGGCAAGGAAGGCGCTAATATGTTACCCAACTTTGAAAAATTACATAAGACGCTTGAAAACCAAGGCTTTGGTTATAAGCGTGTAAAAATTAAAAGTTCGGTCGATCCTGAGGGAGAGCATGAGGAAAAACAATGGAGCAAAGAATTCCCTAAGGCTTTGAGATGGCTGTTTTTTGAAGAATAA
- a CDS encoding dihydrofolate reductase: protein MQISIIVAVSENGVIGKDNQLLWRLPDDLKRFKQLTLGHPMIMGRKTFESIGKPLPGRTSIVITSQKDFNAEGILVAHSLDEALDVARSLEESEAFVIGGGEIYKQSMPLADRLYVTEVKTIIDGDTYFEITDPGAWKETERIVREADERHKWKFEFVNYIKQKF, encoded by the coding sequence ATGCAAATTTCAATCATCGTAGCCGTATCGGAAAACGGCGTTATAGGAAAGGATAATCAACTTCTCTGGCGGTTGCCGGATGATTTGAAACGGTTCAAGCAGCTCACGTTGGGGCATCCGATGATCATGGGACGGAAGACATTTGAATCCATTGGCAAACCTTTGCCCGGGCGGACTTCTATTGTGATCACGAGCCAGAAGGATTTTAATGCGGAAGGCATTCTGGTTGCGCATTCGCTGGATGAGGCGCTGGATGTTGCCAGGAGCCTGGAAGAATCGGAAGCATTCGTGATCGGCGGGGGCGAAATTTATAAGCAGTCGATGCCGCTTGCAGACCGGCTATATGTAACCGAAGTCAAAACAATTATCGATGGAGACACTTACTTTGAAATCACCGATCCGGGCGCGTGGAAAGAAACGGAGCGGATTGTGCGTGAGGCAGATGAGCGGCATAAATGGAAATTTGAATTTGTAAATTACATTAAACAAAAATTTTAA